The following proteins come from a genomic window of Theileria equi strain WA chromosome 2 map unlocalized gcontig_1105316255037, whole genome shotgun sequence:
- a CDS encoding nuclear cap binding protein family member protein (encoded by transcript BEWA_041480A) codes for MSFLYDKISNARTYWDKKTCSCPEEWNEKIAKSSTVYVGNLAFTTPEERIHEVLQAAGEIERIVLGLNSIQKSPCGFAFVVYKDIKSAKRAVGMFKGCVIDGRVIRVDADPGDNIDTERRLARGINGYQWRDAFRKEFDTSRGGQGLGVDHETLNHNPKVHQSASTTLLP; via the exons ATGTCATTTCTGTACGATAAAATCTCAAATGCCAGGACTTACTGGGACAAGAAGACCTGTTCGTGCCcagaagaatggaatgagaaAATCGCAAAGTCATCTACCGTTTACGTAGGCAATTTGGCCTTTACAACTCCAGAAGAGCGCATACATGAG GTCCTGCAAGCGGCTGGAGAAATCGAGAGAATCGTACTTGGCCTCAACAGCATCCAAAAGAGTCCCTGCGGCTTCGCATTTGTGGTATACAAGGACATAAAGTCGGCAAAGAGAGCGGTTGGCATGTTTAAGGGATGCGTTATAGACGGAAGAGTCATCCGTGTGGACGCTGATCCCGGAGACAATATCGACACTGAAAGGAGACTTGCGCGTGGAATTAACGGTTACCAGTGGCGTGACGCGTTTAGGAAGGAGTTTGATACCAGCAGAGGTGGCCAAGGGCTAGGAGTTGACCACGAAACACTCAACCATAATCCAAAGGTACACCAAAGCGCATCGACTACACTCTTGCCGTAA
- a CDS encoding adenylate kinase, putative (encoded by transcript BEWA_041490A), with product MNKMTKLMKKRVFLLLFGPPGVGKSTFGKLLAKDYNFRHISSGDLLRDLARESSSVGANLADVMSSGSLVDDSFICSVLGTELAKNNSSVLLDGFPRSVAQTNFMLTLSSELDSRLVVLNLTLNTTHLISRLMGRRVCLGCKRSYNTFSINDGEYSMDPLLPSEQDISKCSGCKNLVTREDDTHQVVKNRLDLYFSNQEKISQLLSKEPTINFEVKRGIKDYSLLKSTLDNILNAPDN from the exons ATGAACAAGATGACCAAGTTGATGAAAAAACGAGTCTTCTTGCTCCTCTTTGGGCCTCCTGGAGTTGGCAAGAGCACCTTTGGCAAACTCTTGGCCAAGGACTACAACTTTAGGCACATTTCTTCAG GTGACTTGTTGAGAGATTTGGCGAGAGAGTCTAGTTCTGTGGGAGCTAATCTCGCGGATGTCATGTCCAGTGGTTCCCTCGTTGATGACAGTTTCATTTGCTCCGTACTTGG GACTGAGCTCGCAAAGAATAATTCGTCGGTCTTGCTGGATGGGTTTCCACGTTCTGTTGCCCAGACAAACTTTATGTTGACCCTGTCGTCAGAGCTGGATTCGCGTTTGGTTGTGCTGAACCTCACTCTGAATACTACCCACTTGATATCCAGGTTGATGGGTCGCAGAGTCTGTCTGGGATGTAAGCGGAGTTACAATACATTTTCAATAAATGATGGAGAATACTCCATGGATCCCCTGCTGCCATCCGAACAAGATATTTCAAAG TGTTCGGGATGCAAGAATCTGGTTACTAGAGAAGATGACACCCATCAAGTGGTAAAGAACCGTCTGGACCTCTACTTTTCTAACCAGGAAAAGATTTCACAACTGCTCTCCAAG GAGCCTACGATAAACTTTGAGGTTAAGCGCGGTATCAAGGACTATTCTCTCTTGAAATCAACCCTCGacaacattttaaatgCGCCAGATAACTAG